The following are encoded together in the Chanodichthys erythropterus isolate Z2021 chromosome 16, ASM2448905v1, whole genome shotgun sequence genome:
- the LOC137003006 gene encoding uncharacterized protein isoform X2, translating to MRSRSFIFWVLLLVDVSPSGYVKTNEEENMQQIEKYSDMNVFVAVGDGVKTLIVMEGDSITLNTSVTEIKRDDTILWMFGDDEYIAKMNEAVGLYFISEGERFRDRLVLDNQTGSLTIKNIRTEHTGHYQLQIRSKSETTKRFNVTVRDEVISVSLMEGDSVTLQTGVAKIERDDQILWKFGNQGVLIANLTC from the exons ATGAGGAGCCGTTCCTTCATTTTTTGGGTTTTATTACTCGTGGACG TTTCTCCATCAGGATATGTCAAAACCAATGAAGAAGAAAACATGCAGCAGATAGAGAAATATTCTGACATGA ACGTGTTTGTTGCTGTGGGAGATGGAGTGAAGACGCTGAtagtgatggagggagattctATCACTTTAAACACTAGTGTTACTGAAATAAAAAGAGATGATACCATACTATGGATGTTTGGAGATGATGAGTATATCGCTAAAATGAATGAAGCAGTTGGATTATACTTTATATCTGAGGGTGAGAGATTCAGAGATAGACTGGTGCTggacaatcaaactggatctctcACTATCAAAAACATCAGAACTGAACACACTGGACATTATCAACTACAGATCCGTAGCAAAAGTGAAACAACGAAGAGATTCAATGTTACTGTCCGTG ATGAAGTGATATCAGTGTCGTtgatggagggagattctgTCACTCTTCAGACCGGTGTTGCTAAAATAGAGAGAGATGATCAGATACTGTGGAAGTTTGGAAACCAAGGCGTCCTCATTGCCAACTTAACCTGTTAA
- the LOC137003006 gene encoding uncharacterized protein isoform X1, with protein MRSRSFIFWVLLLVDVSPSGYVKTNEEENMQQIEKYSDMNVFVAVGDGVKTLIVMEGDSITLNTSVTEIKRDDTILWMFGDDEYIAKMNEAVGLYFISEGERFRDRLVLDNQTGSLTIKNIRTEHTGHYQLQIRSKSETTKRFNVTVRDLPKSNTAVIVILAVIVILALILAVILIVRFVICKKKASCCHKNATSTKREDANSTENTSLPLNPAGDSATN; from the exons ATGAGGAGCCGTTCCTTCATTTTTTGGGTTTTATTACTCGTGGACG TTTCTCCATCAGGATATGTCAAAACCAATGAAGAAGAAAACATGCAGCAGATAGAGAAATATTCTGACATGA ACGTGTTTGTTGCTGTGGGAGATGGAGTGAAGACGCTGAtagtgatggagggagattctATCACTTTAAACACTAGTGTTACTGAAATAAAAAGAGATGATACCATACTATGGATGTTTGGAGATGATGAGTATATCGCTAAAATGAATGAAGCAGTTGGATTATACTTTATATCTGAGGGTGAGAGATTCAGAGATAGACTGGTGCTggacaatcaaactggatctctcACTATCAAAAACATCAGAACTGAACACACTGGACATTATCAACTACAGATCCGTAGCAAAAGTGAAACAACGAAGAGATTCAATGTTACTGTCCGTG ACCTCCCCAAGAGCAACACAGCCGTGATCGTGATCTTGGCCGTGATCGTGATCTTGGCTTTGATCCTGGCCGTGATCCTAATTGTGCGGTTCGTAATCTGTAAGAAAAAAGCATCCTGTTGCCACAAGAATG CTACGTCAACAAAGAGAGAAGATGCAAACTCCACAGAGAACACCTCCTTGCCCTTAAACCCAGCAGGTGACAGTGCTACCAACTGA
- the LOC137003785 gene encoding CD48 antigen-like: MIRTFVLLFLLCLVGVFGVESHAVSVMVGHSVTLDCNSSENLIEWRFDKTRIAKLIHGSPLYDDDARFRDRLKLDRNGSLTITDARITDTGVYELSNIASMHSTKRFTVTVYGPLSIPVITSNISQCSSIPKCVLLCSVRNVTRMTLSWYKGNSSLSSISVSDLGISLSLPLEVEYQDNNTYSCVVSNPLSNQTKHVCITDLCHLCSDEVHDCGGTETVIRLAVTALVGLAAVAAFIVLVYDIRSRRSEQERYESHNDGVDILKQE, encoded by the exons ATGATTCGCacgtttgttttgttatttttgttgtgtCTGGTTG GTGTGTTTGGTGTTGAGTCACATGCAGTGTCAGTGATGGTGGGACATTCTGTCACTCTGGACTGTAATAGTTCTGAAAACTTGATCGAGTGGAGGTTCGACAAAACTCGCATAGCTAAACTAATTCATGGCAGTCCTTTATATGATGATGATgcgagattcagagacagactaaAACTGGACAGAAATGGATCTCTCACCATCACAGATGCCAGAATCACAGACACTGGAGTATATGAATTAAGTAATATCGCATCCATGCATTCAACCAAGAGATTCACTGTTACTGTTTATG GTCCATTATCCATTCCTGTCATTACCAGCAACATTTCACAATGTTCATCAATCCCAAAATGTGTGCTGCTGTGTTCAGTGAGGAATGTGACCAGAAtgactctctcctggtacaaaggGAACAGTTCattgtccagcatcagtgtgtctgatctcggcatcagtctctctctacctctagaggtggaatatcaggataaCAACACATACAGCTGTGTGGTGAGCAATCCTCTCAGCAACCAGACCAAACACGTCTGCATTACCGATCTCTGTCATTTGTGTTCAG ATGAAGTCCATGATTGTGGAGGGACTGAAACTGTGATCCGATTGGCTGTCACTGCTCTGGTGGGCCTGGCTGCTGTGGCTGCTTTTATTGTGTTGGTTTATGACATCAGATCAAGAAGAAGTGAGCAGGAGAGATATGAGAGCCACAATGATGGAGTTGATATTCTTAAACAAGAATAA